Part of the Halobaculum halobium genome, GGCGACGAGCCGCGAGACGATGAACTCCGGCGTGGACTTGCCGACGACGCCGAAGCGGGGCTGGTAGTCGACGAGCAGATCCAGATCGTTGGTGAGCCCCTCCGCGAAGATACCGTCGACGCGAGCCGCCTCCGGGAGCGGCGAGAGGTCGTCCGCGAGGTGGGTGACGAACACGCCGAGTGCGCCGCGGTCGACCGTGAGTTCTACGAGTCCGTTGAGCAAGTCGGCCGCGCGGCCGGGCTCGGTGATCGCCTCAAACTCGTCGACGAGCATCAGCGTCCGGCCCTCGCCCACCAGCGGGGGAACGACCGACTTCAGCGTCGACTCGAGCACGCCCGCGTTAAACGACGCGTGCCGGCGGTGGAACACGACGGTGTCGAAGCGACCGACCTCGGCGGCATCGGCGGGGACGGGAAGCCCCATCGACGCGAGGATCACCACCTGGCAGACGGTCTCCAACAGGGTCGTCTTCCCGCCGGAGTTGGCGCCGGTGAGCACGGCGACTCGGTCACCGGACGGGAGCCTGTCGGCCGATGCGTCGACCGGGAGGTCGTGACCGCCGACGGCGTAGGTGACGGGCTGCACGTCGCCCGAGAGAAACAGGTTCCGCGCGTTCGACACCGCGAGACCCTCGCCGTCGAGAGCCGGCCGCGTGAGGTCGTGCGCGACGGCGAAGCGAGCCAGCGAGAGGAGGAAGGCGATGTCGGAGACCGCGTCGACGACGGCGTCCACGTCGGCGCCGCCGTCCGCGACGTCGGCTTCCAACGCCGCGCGGACCTCGGCGGCGCGCTCGTCCGCCTCGGCCTCCAGTTCGTCGGCCAGTGTCCGGAGCGTGGAGCCCACGAAGTCCGCCGAGTCGACTGCGCCGTCGGGGCTGGCGGACTCCACCCGGCCGCGAGTGAGGCCGGTCTCGCCGGCGACGTACTCCACGACGGCCGAGCGAAACGCGTCGGCGTCGTGCGCGCCGCGCTCGCGGACGGTCTCGACCACGTCGAACGCCGAGTCCGCGAGGTCGCGCGCGGCGGCGGCGCGCTCGCGCAGGCGGTCGAGTCGGTCGTCGGCGCCCTCGCGGACCCCGTCGTCGGTGAGCGCAGCAAGCGCGTCCGCAGCCTCACGCAGGCCCTCGTCGTCGACGCCGTCGAGGGCGGCGAAGGTGCCGCCACGGAGACCGGCCGTCCGCAGCGCCAACGCGCACTCGACGGCCGCGCGGTCGGTGCCGCCCGCCTCGTCGTACTCGGCGAACGCGGCCAGCACCGCCTCCCGGTCGGCCGAACGCAGGTCGGCCCACGCGTCGCGGGCCTCAAGCACGTCGTCGAGGCGCTCGCGGCGCCGCTCGTCGCTCGTGAGCGGCGTGAGCACGCGCACGCGGTCGGCGGCGTGGTCGGTGACGGCGTAGCTCGCGGCGATATCGAGCAGTTGGTCGTACACCTCGCGGGCGTCGCGGGTCCCGAACAGGTCCATGCCCGCCTCCCCGTTGGCCCGGCGGAGCACGCGGGTCGCTCGCCCCCGGGAGACCCCGGCGTCGACGAGCGCCCGCACGTCGGCCGACTCGATGGCGTCGATCGCGGCCGTCTCGCCGAGCGACTCGCGAAGCGTCTCGGCGGTCTTCGGTCCGACGCCCCAGAACTGTTCCAGTCGCATATGGGGCCGTGTGGTCGGAGGGGTGTAGACGGTACCGGTCGCCGGCGACGAGAACCTCAGGCGCTGGAGGAAGAACCGCTCTCGGCGCGGTCGCGGTAGACGCGAAGCAGTTCCTCGAGGACCATCCCCGAGCGGTCGGTCGTCTCGTAGTTCTCGTCGATGAACTGCTCGGCCTCCGCGAAGTCGTTGCGCAGGCCCAGCTGGCGGACCGTGATCACGGCGTTGAGGAAGTCGCGACCCCCGTCGGCACCCAGTAACACCGGCTCCTCTTGGAGGTCGAGCTCGTCTCGGATCTCGCCGTAATTGAACGTCTCGGGCTCCCAGTCGTCGCTGACGAGCGCGAGCACGTACTCCGCGGAGAATCGATAGAACTCGGACTTGCTCTCGAAGACCCCGTCCTCGACGAGCGCGTCGATCTCGTCGACGACCTTATCGGGATACCGTACGGTGTCTTTGGCCATTCCGAGTTCCTCCTTCGTGGGATGCTTATACTGTATTGTATAGAGTCTTTTGGTTACTTGACAGACCCGATCCGGAAAACGGCGCGCAGAGCCCCCGAGAAGCCATAATATCGGAATCAATACGCAGAGGCGACATCCATACTCGCCGTGTGGAACCGCACGGTTCACTTGTCGGCTGGTCGAACGGCGGGGCGTGCAGCGT contains:
- a CDS encoding MutS-related protein; the encoded protein is MRLEQFWGVGPKTAETLRESLGETAAIDAIESADVRALVDAGVSRGRATRVLRRANGEAGMDLFGTRDAREVYDQLLDIAASYAVTDHAADRVRVLTPLTSDERRRERLDDVLEARDAWADLRSADREAVLAAFAEYDEAGGTDRAAVECALALRTAGLRGGTFAALDGVDDEGLREAADALAALTDDGVREGADDRLDRLRERAAAARDLADSAFDVVETVRERGAHDADAFRSAVVEYVAGETGLTRGRVESASPDGAVDSADFVGSTLRTLADELEAEADERAAEVRAALEADVADGGADVDAVVDAVSDIAFLLSLARFAVAHDLTRPALDGEGLAVSNARNLFLSGDVQPVTYAVGGHDLPVDASADRLPSGDRVAVLTGANSGGKTTLLETVCQVVILASMGLPVPADAAEVGRFDTVVFHRRHASFNAGVLESTLKSVVPPLVGEGRTLMLVDEFEAITEPGRAADLLNGLVELTVDRGALGVFVTHLADDLSPLPEAARVDGIFAEGLTNDLDLLVDYQPRFGVVGKSTPEFIVSRLVANASDRAVRQGFEELASAVGEEAVQRTLSDAEWAPGEK
- a CDS encoding CopG family transcriptional regulator is translated as MAKDTVRYPDKVVDEIDALVEDGVFESKSEFYRFSAEYVLALVSDDWEPETFNYGEIRDELDLQEEPVLLGADGGRDFLNAVITVRQLGLRNDFAEAEQFIDENYETTDRSGMVLEELLRVYRDRAESGSSSSA